In the genome of Pseudonocardia cypriaca, the window TCCAGCCCGGTGGCCGTCGGCGCGATCGGGCTCGCCCAGGCGGTCCCGATGGTCGTGTTCGGGATGGTGGGTGGCGTCCTCGCCGACGCGGTCGACCGCAGGCGCCTGGTCCTCGGCACGACGCTCGGTCAGATGGTGGTGGCCGGGCTGCTGGCCGCGCAGGCGTTCGCGGGCCTGGACTCGCTCGCCGTGCTGCTCGGCCTCGTCGCGTTGCAGTCGGCCTGCGGGGCCATCGGCGCCCCGGCGCGCCGCACGTTCGCGGCCCGCCTGTTGCCCGCCGACCAGGTCGGCGCGGGGCTCGCGCTGTTCAACCTCGGCTTCCAGGCCTCGATGCTGGTGGGGCCCGCGATCGCCGGGCTCGTCGCAGCTCGCTGGGGGGTCGGCTCCTGCTACGCCGTCGACACGCTGACGTTCATCGCCGCGCTCTACGGCGTGGTGCGCCTTCCGGCCCTGCCGCCCGACGGCGCGGGCACCCGGCCGGGCCTCGCGGCCGTGGTTGCGGGATGGCGGTTCATCGCGGGCAGGCCGGTGTTGGCGGGTGCGTTCCTCACCGACCTGATCGCAACCGTGCTCGCGATGCCGATCGCGCTCTTCCCGGTGGTCAACTCCGAGCGTTTCGGCGGCGACCCGCAGACCCTCGGGCTCTTCCTCTCCGCGATCGCGGTCGGCGGCATCGTCGCCGGGCTCGGGTCGGGGGCCGTCACGCGGTCCGGCCGGCTGGGCCTGGTCATGCTCGCCGCCGCGGGCCTGTGGGGGGTCGCGCTCGCGGGGTTCGGGATGGCGCCGAACCCGTGGCTGGCGCTCGGCTGCCTCGCCGTCGCCGGTGCCGCCGACACGATCTCGGTCATCTCCCGCGGCGCCCTCGTGCAGCTCGTCACGCCGGACGCCTACCGCGGCCGCGTCACCGCCGTCGAGGACGTCGTGGGCATGGCCGGCCCCTACCTGGGCAACTTCCGGGCCGGCCTCGTGGCCGGTGCGACCACGGCGGGGGTGGCCGCGGTGACGGGCGGCCTCATGTGCGTGGTGGGCATCGCGGCGGTCGCGGCATGGACCCCCGCACTCCGCCGCTCCGGGATGTCAGCAAAGCCACTTTCAGGACACCAGACGTCATGAAAGTGGCTTTGCTGACACCGGCGCCCTACATGTTGCGCCGGTACTGCCCGCCCACCTCGAAGAACGCGTCCGTCAGCTGGCCGAGGCTGCAGACCCGCGCCGCCCTCATCAGCTCGTCGAAGACGTTGCCGTCACCCGTCGCCACGTCCTGCAGCCGCCGGATCGCGTCGGCGGCCTCCCCGCTGTGGCGGCGCTGGAAGCCGGCCAGCCGGTCGAGCTGGCTCTGCTTCTCCGCCTCCGTGCCGCGGGCCAGCTCGATCTCCTGCGGCTCGCCCGCCTCCTCGCGGACGAACGTGTTGACGCCGACGATCGGGAGCGTGCCGTCGTGCTTGCGGTGCTCGTACAGCAGGGACTCGTCCTGGATCCTGCCGCGCTGGTAGCCGGTCTCCATCGCGCCCAGCACGCCGCCGCGTTCGGAGATGCGGTCGAACTCGGCGAGCACCGCCTCCTCGACGAGGTCGGTGAGCTCCTCGATGATGAACGAGCCCTGCAGCGGGTTCTCGTTCATCGACAGGCCCCACTCCTTGCCGATGATCAGCTGGATGGCCATCGCCCGGCGCACCGACGCCTCGGTCGGGGTGGTCACGGCCTCGTCGAACGCGTTGGTGTGCAGCGAGTTGGCGTTGTCGTAGAGCGCGCAGAGGGCCTGCAGCGTCGTTCTGATGTCGTTGAAGTCCATCTCCTGCGCGTGCAGGGACCGGCCGGACGTCTGCACGTGGTACTTGAGCTTCTGCGACCGCTCGTTCGCCCCGTACCTGTCCCGCATCGCGATCGCCCAGATCCGCCGGGCCACGCGTCCGATCACGGAGTACTCGGCGTCCATGCCGTTGGAGAAGAAGAACGACAGGTTGGGCGCGAAGTCGTCGATGTCCATTCCGCGCGCGAGGTAGCTCTCCACGAACGTGAACCCGTTGGCGAGCGTGAACGCGAGCTGGCTGATCGGGTTCGCCCCGGCCTCGGCGATGTGGTAGCCGGATATCGAGACCGAGTAGAAGTTGCGCACCTTGTGCTGGATGAACCACTCCTGGATGTCGGCCATCATCCGCAGCGAGAACTCGGTGGAGAAGATGCAGGTGTTCTGGCCCTGGTCCTCCTTGAGGATGTCGGCCTGCACGGTGCCGCGCACGTTCTGCAGCGCGAAGGCGGTGAGCTCCTCGCGCTCGGCGGCGTCCGGCTCGCGGCCCTCCTCCGCGCGGAAGCGCTCGATGACCTGGTCGATCGCGGTGTTCAGGTAGAACGCGAGGATCGTGGGCGCCGGCCCGTTGATCGTCATCGAGACGGACGTCGTGGGCGAGGTCAGGTCGAAGCCGTCGTAGAGCGCCTTCATGTCGTCGAGCGTCGCGATCGAGACGCCGGACGTGCCGACCTTGCCGTAGACGTCGGGGCGGGTGTCCGGGTCGCGCCCGTAGAGCGTGACGGAGTCGAACGCGGTGGACAGCCGCTTGGCCTCCGAGTGCTCGGACAGCAGCTTGAAGCGGCGGTTGGTGCGGAACGCGTCGCCCTCGCCCGCGAACATGCGGCCGGGGTCCTCGCCCTCGCGCTTGAACGGGAACACCCCCGCGGTGAACGGGAACCGCCCGGGCAGGTTCTCGCTGCGCAGGAATCGCAGCAGCTCGGCGTCCTCCCTGAACCGCGGCAGCGCGACGCGCGGCACCTTGTTGCCCGACAGCGTCTCGCGGGTGAGCTGCGTGCGCAGCTCCTTGTCGCGGACCTTCACCACCATCTCGTCGCCGGAGTAGGCCTCGACGACCCGCGGCCACTCGTCGAGCAGGGCGGCGGACGCGGCCGGCAGGTCCTGCTCGGCCGTCCGCAGCGCCTCGTCGACCGCATCGCCCACCAGTTCGCGCGCCGTCCGCAGGTGCTCGCGCCGCCGCGCCGCCTCGACGTGCTTCACGGTCTCGGCGTGGTAGCCCCGCACCGTCTCGGCGATGTCGGACAGGTACCGCACCCGCTGCGGCGGGATGATCGCCGCGTAGTCGCTGGACGTCTTGCGCTCCGGGCGCCGCAGCCTGCCCTCGCCGACGGCGAGGCCGTCCTTGGCGAGCAGGTCGCGCACGTGGTGGTAGAGCGCGGTGACGCCGTCGTCGTTGAACGTGGCGGCGCTGGTGCCGAACACCGGCATGTCCTCCCAGGACACGCCGAACGCCTCGCGGTTGCGCACCAGCTGCCGGCCGACGTCGCGGCGGGCGTCCTCCGCCCCGCGGCGCTCGAACTTGTTGATCGCCACGGCGTCGGCGAAGTCGAGCATGTCGATCTTCTCGAGCTGCGACGCCGCCCCGAACTCGGGCGTCATGACGTACAGCGAGCGGTCGACGAACGGCACGATCCCGGCGTCACCCTGCCCGATGCCGGGCGTCTCGACGATCACGAGGTCGAACCCGGCGGCCTTGAGCACACCGATCACGTCGCCCAGGCGCTCCGGCAGGCTGCTCTCCGTGCCGCGGGTGGCCATCGAGCGGAAGAAGACCTGGTCACCGCCGAGCGAGTTCATCCGGATCCGGTCGCCGAGCAGCGCACCCCCGCCACGCCGCCGGGTCGGGTCGGCGGCGAGCACGGCGATCCGCAGCTTGTCCTCCTGGTCGAGGCGGAAGCGGCGGACGAGCTCGTCGGTGAGACTCGACTTGCCGGAGCCGCCGGTGCCGGTGATGCCCAGCACCGGGACCGGACGCCGAGGCGTGAGGTCGAGGTGGCCCGGCAACCGACCGGCCTCGGCAAGCGTCAGCGCGCGGGCCAGCGTGGCCGGCTCGCCGGTGAAGAGGCCGTCGAAGGACTCCGGTGGAGCGGCCGCGAGATCCACGTCGCAGTCGCGGATCATCGTGTTGATCATTCCGGGGAGCCCCAGTCGCTGGCCGTCCTCGGGGGAGAAGATCCGTGCGACCCCACGCTCGTGCAGCAGCTCGATCTCGCGCGGGACGATCACACCGCCGCCCCCGCCGTAGACCTTGACGTGCCCCGCGCCGCGCTCCCGCAGCAGCTCGACGAGGTAGGTGAAGTACTCGATGTGGCCGCCCTGGTAGGAGCTGACCGCAACGCCCTGCGCGTCCTCCTGGATGGCCGCGGTCACGACCTCGTCGACGGAGCGGTTGTGCCCAAGGTGGATCACCTCGGCGCCCTGCCGCTGCAGGATGCGTCGCATGATGTTGATCGCCGCGTCGTGGCCGTCGAAGAGGCTCGCGGCGGTGACGAAGCGCACCGGGTGGACCGGCACGTGCAGCTCTGCCATGGGTCGTCCTCTCACCCGCACCTCGATTTAGTTTGGCTTCCGAGTATCGGAGGTGCAACTTACCCCAGGAGTGACCTGCGCTACGGAAGGTCAGCGGGCGGTTGCGGTGACGAGGGCGGCGGCCTCGTCGAGCAGGCCCACCTCGGTCGTGGTCAGCGAGGGGTCGGCCGCGCGCCGCGCGACTGCGCGGTCCAGCTCGGGCAGCGCCTGTCCGTCCGTTGCCCCGAGGAACGTGACGAGCATCTCCCTGGCGGCCTGCCCGTGGACGTGTCCGGGTTCTACCGCGGCCTGGGCGAGGATCACGGCGGTCTGGGCGACGTCGAGGTCGGGTGGGCCATCGGTCGCGTTCGTCCAGTCGATCAGTACCGGCCCGCGTGCGGTGAGCACGACGTTCGCGGGGTGCAGGTCGAGGTGCAGCACCCGCTCGTCCGGCGTGCCGGCCCGGGGCGGGACGGCGTGCAGCTTGGTGTGCAGGTCGGCGAGGACGCGGCCGGCGGCACCCGCGTCGTGGTCGCCCGCCGCCACCGCGTCCAGGAGGACCGGCCCGTACAGCCGTTCCATCACGAGATCGGTCCCGACGGCGGTGAACACGGCGGGTGCGGGGAAACCGTGGGTGGTGACGTGCGCCATCGCCGCGGCCTCGCGGGTGACCTCGCCACGGCCGCGTTCGCGGTACCGGCGCAGCACCCGGTGGTCGTCCAGGGCGTAGACGTCGGCGGTGCGGCCGGATCCGAGGAGCTTCAGGCGACCCGCCCCACAGGGGGGATCTCGACGGTGGGCATCTCGACCGTCGGGCGGTCGTCGATGCTCCGCGGCGGGGTGGGACGGGGGCGCCGGAGGCGCCGGGACACGATGGGGACGACGGCGCCGAGCATCATCAGCGCGGCGCCGGAGGCGGCGATACCCGCCGCCGCGGCCTCGGGCGCGACCATGACCAGTACGAATGCGACTCCGGGCCACCACAGGAGTGCCCGGATCGGGCCGGGGACCGACCATTCCCGCTTCTCTGGCGCCATATGCGTTTCCTACCCGGTCCGGTCTTCAACCATGCGCGCACCCCCGCTACCCCTAAAGGTCTAGCGTCAGGGTATGAACCCCGCGGATGCGCTCGTCGACGAGAACCTGCGACTGGGTGAACTTCTGGCCACGGCCGATCCCGAGGTCTCGGTCCCGACCTGCCCGGGCTGGACGCTGCGCCAGTTGCTCACGCACGTCGGCCGCGGTGACCGGTGGGCGGCGATGATCGTGCGGGATCGTGCCCAGGAGCGGGTCGACATCCGCGCGGTGCCGGAGGGGAAGCCCTCCGCGGACGACCCGGTGGGCTGGCTGGCCGGCAGCGCCCGGCTGCTGGTCGACGCGGTGGCCGCCACGGGCCCGGACGTCCCGGTGTGGACGTTCACCGGCCCGAAGCCCGCGGTGTGGTGGATCCGGCGGCGGCTGCACGAGGCGACCGTGCACCGCGCCGACGCCTCGATCGCGCTCGGCGTGCCGTTCGCGATCGAGCCCGCGCTCGCCGCCGACGCCGTCTCCGAGTGGCTCGACGTCCTGGCCGCCCGCCCGGCACCCGAGGCCGGGCCTGCGCTCGCCGACGGTGCCACCCTGCACCTGCACGCCACCGACGACGGCCTCGGGACGGACGGCGAGTGGCTGGTGCGTTCCGCGGACGGCCGCCTCGCGTGGGAGCACGGGCACGGCAAGGGTGCCGTCGCGGTGCGGGGGCGTGCCGCGGACATCCTGCAGGCGGTGACGCGGCGGATCCCGGCCGACGACCCGCGCCTGCAGGTGCTCGGCGACGAGACGGTGTGGCGCACCTGGCTGGAGCGCACGCCGTTCTGAGCGTGGTCGCGTCCGCCGAAGGAACGACGCCAGGATCCGTCCCGCTCCCGACGTGGGATACGGCAACCTCGTGCGAATCTCGAGAAATGCTGGAAACAATCGGGATCGTCCTGTTCGTGCAAGGAGTGGGCGGGCTCGTCAACCGCCTCGCGGAAAGCGGGTCGAAGGGCTGGTGGCTACAGCTGCACCTGCTTCCCGACGCGCTGCACCTGCCGGCGAGCATCGCGATGGGCGTCGTCGGCGTGCTGCTCGTGCTGCGGTCGATGGTGGGGGAGCGGCGGCGCAAGCCGGGCCGCTCGGCGCCCTGAGCGCGCTCGTCCGGCGGGGCGTTCCCGTGCGGCGGGCCGTCATCCTTTCTGCCGACCCGCACCTGGTCATTTCTCCGGATTCGTGACGTTCGGCGGACACCTACCGTTCGAATCGTGGAGAACATCGTGCAGCTGGCACACGACAATCCCATTGTCGCCCTGATCCTCGCGTGCGAGATCGGGCTGTGGGTCCTGCTCGGTCTCGGCCTCGTCGCCCGCTACCTGCTGCGGCTGCGGATGCTCAGCACACTGCTGCTGGCCGCGATCCCGCTGCTCGACGTCGTGCTGGTCGTCGCCGTGACCCTCGACCTGCTGCACGGGGCCGAGCCCCGGTCGGTGCACGGCCTCGCCGGTGTCTACCTCGGGTTCAGCGTCGCGTTCGGGCCGAGCATCGTCCGCTGGGCCGACGTCCGGTTCGCGCACCGCTTCGCGGGCGGCCCGCCCCCGGTCAAGCCGGCGAAGGGCACCCCGGAGCGCGTCGCGCACCTGTGGCGGGAGTGGAACCGCGTGGTCGTCGCCGCCGTCATCACGTCGGTGGTGCTGGGCGGGCTCGTGTTGTTCGTGGCGACGCCCGAGCAGTCCGGCACGCTCCACTGGTGGATCGGGCGGGTGTGGGTCGTGGTCGGAATCTGGCTCGTGGCCGGCCCGCTGTGGGAGAGCGGCGGATCGCGGGCTAGGGCTGATCGTCGCTGATGAGGTCCATCAGCAGGCAGTCGTGCCACCCGCCGTCGGCCGACCGCTCGTAGCGGCGCATCACCCCGATCGGTCGGAACCCGGCGCGGGCGCAGCTGCGGATCGCCCGCTCGTTGTGGGCGGCGGGGTCGATCGTGACGCGGTGGTGGCCGCGGCCGTTGAACAGGAACCGCGCCATCGCACGCAGTGCGTCGCAGCCGAGGCCCTGGCCCTGCTGGTCGGGGTGCAACGCGAGGTCGAGCGCGGCGTGGCGGTGGTCGGGGTCGGTCTCCTCGCGGTAGAGGATCAGGCCGACGACCTCGCCCGCCAGCTCGATCGCGTAGCCGTGTGGCCCGAGGAGCTCGCGCCGCACCCGTTCCAGGTCGTAACCGCCCCACCAGGGCACGATCTCGGGGTGGCGCAGGATCTCGAGGAACATGGGCACGTGCTCGGGCGTGGTCGGCCGCAGCACCACTGTCTGGCCGGCGATCGCGGACGGCGGTTCGGTGGCGATGACCGTCATCGGTGCCCTTTCATCGAGTGAGATCGAGCCGGGCGCGCTCCACGAGCGACGCCGACGACCGCGGCTGCTCGAAGATCGCCTCCGCGCGGCGCCCGCTCAGCTCGAGCGTGGCGATCGTGTTGCCGAACAGTGGACCGACCAGGCGCTGCCAGGTCAGCGGCATGGGCGGCGCCCCGACGCGCCGCGCCCACCGCTCCGCGAACCGGCGTGCCGCGCGGGACCACCCGAGCCGGAACCCGGGCCGGACGAACCAGTGGATCCGGTTGTGCACCGGCGAGCAGGTCAGCTGGTGGACGCGGGCCGGCGGGGCACCCGGGAGGTCGGCCCGCGCGGCGTAGCTGTGGTGCACGTCGCCGGAGAGCACGGTGACGGTGGCGACCCCGCTCGCCGCGGCGCGGTCGATCATCGCGGTGAGCCGGTCGAACGAGGCCCGGAACGCGGCCCAGTGCTCCAGGTCGGCGGCCTGGCGGACGTTCTCGGCGAGCCGGCCGCGCCACCCGGGCCGGGCCGCCGCGATCTCGTTGACGGTCTCGAGGTCACCGATCGCGTGCGGCAGCAGCCATGGGATCGAGGTGCCGATCAGGACGTGGTCGACCGCGCCGGGCGCGGCGGCCTGGCGCTCGAGCCAGGAGAACTCCGACTCGCCCAGGATGAGGTGCCTGCCGTCGTCGAGGATGCGCCCGTTGCGGGAGTCGACCATCAGAAGGCGCGTGCGGCCCATGTCCCAGCGGAAGCTGAACCGCACACCCTTCTCGCCGTCCACCTCGGCGTCGGCGCGATCGGCGAGCTCCGCGAGCACGGGCCACGTGTCACCGTCGTGTTCCACGATCTTGCGGTGGTCCGCGCTGGACGCGAGCTCGTCGGGGGCCAGGTTGCCGATGTGCTGGAACACCCAGTACGACGCCAGCGCGGAGCGGATCCGCGTTCGCCACCACGGCTTCTCGTTCATCTCCGCGCGCCAGTGGGCCGAGGTGTTCCAGTCGTCGCGCACGTCGTGGTCGTCGAAGATCATCGCGGTTGGCACCGTGGACAGCAGCCACCGGACCTCCGGGTCGCTCCACGAGTCGCGGTACAGGCCCACGTACTCGTCGAAGCCGACGATCTCGTCGTCGGGCCAGTCCGGGTGCCGGTCGCTGCGCGCCGCGATCCGCCGCCTGGTGCGGGGCGTCAGCTCGTCGGCGTACACCTGGTCGCCGAGCAGCAGGAGCGCGTCGGGCCATTCCTCCTGCGGCCGGCCGGCCATCCGCGCCGCGTACGCGTCGAGCGCATCGATCCCGAGCTGCACCGTCAGCTTCGGGTCGGTCACCTTCGCGTAGCGGCACGACCCGAATATGACGCGGTGGGCCTCGGCGCCGCCGCGCGTGCGGATGACGCTGGGCGGGAACGGCGTGGTCGCCTGCGGCCACACCTGCTCGCCGTCCACCGCCACCTCGTACGGCGTCACGCTGCCCGGCGTGAGCCCCGTGACGGGCACGAGCGCGAAGTGGTGCCCCGCAACCTCGAACGTCCGGGTGGTGCACCCCAGCACCGACACGGTGGCCGCCCGCTCGGTCTGGACCCACACGGACGCCGTCGTCTCGCCGACGTGGCGCAGAACCGGCCCGAGTACCAGGGACACGCACCCACCCTAGTGAGTGACGGGCCCCCGCCGCCGCCGGCAGATCCGGGGGCGCTCGCGACCAGCGGGTGCGGCGGGTGTCAGGCGTGGTCGAGCGCGAGGAGGGCCGCGCCGATCTTCCCGGCGTCGCCACCGAACGTCGCCGCGACGACGGGCGGGACGCCGCGGGCCGTCGGCGCGTACGCGTACTCGCGTGCCGTTGCCCTGGCGGGCGCGAGCAGCAGCTCCCCGGTCTCGACCAGACCGCCCCCGACGACGACGGCGTCGACCTCGAAGATGTTCGCGAGCGACGCGATGCCGACCCCGAGCCAGCGGCCGAGCCGGGCGAACAGGGCCTTCGCCACCTCGTCGCCCTGCTGGACGGCCTCGAGGACCGTGTGCCCCGTGACCTCACCGTCGGTAGCACCGATCCGGGCGATCAACCCGTCCGGGTCGTCCTCAGCGGCATCGCGCGCCATCCGCGTGAGCGCCGTTCCCGATGCGTATGCCTCGAAGCAGCCGTGGTTGCCGCAACCGCAGCGGGGGCCGTCCGGGTTGAGGATGATGTGACCCAGCTCGGCGCCGAGTCCGGTGGGCCCCCGGTAGATCTTCCCGTCCATCACGAGGCCGCCCCCGATGCCGGTGCCGACCGTCACGAGCACCATGTTCGGGTACGGCTCCCCGAGCCGCGCCTCCGCGAGCGCGGCCACGTTGGCGTCGTTGTCGACGGTGACCGGCAGGTTGGTGACCTTCTCCAGCTGTTCGCGCACCGGCCAGTCGCGGTAGGCGTTGTTCGGCGCCCACAGCATCTTGCCCGCTGGCCATTCGACGATCCCGGCCGCGCCGACCCCGATCGTGACGACGTCGTGCTCCGCGCGGAGCCGTTCGATCATCGACAGCAGCACGGTGGTGACCGACTCGGCGTCGGACTCCTCCGGTGTCGGTTCCACGATCTCCGTCACCACGGAGCCGTGCTCGTCGACAACGGCGCCCGCGATCTTGGTGCCGCCGATGTCGAGCCCGATGGCCAGTCTTGGGGTCGTCACCCCCGAATGATGGCACCACCCGTTGATCGA includes:
- a CDS encoding GNAT family N-acetyltransferase gives rise to the protein MTVIATEPPSAIAGQTVVLRPTTPEHVPMFLEILRHPEIVPWWGGYDLERVRRELLGPHGYAIELAGEVVGLILYREETDPDHRHAALDLALHPDQQGQGLGCDALRAMARFLFNGRGHHRVTIDPAAHNERAIRSCARAGFRPIGVMRRYERSADGGWHDCLLMDLISDDQP
- the icmF gene encoding fused isobutyryl-CoA mutase/GTPase IcmF, which codes for MAELHVPVHPVRFVTAASLFDGHDAAINIMRRILQRQGAEVIHLGHNRSVDEVVTAAIQEDAQGVAVSSYQGGHIEYFTYLVELLRERGAGHVKVYGGGGGVIVPREIELLHERGVARIFSPEDGQRLGLPGMINTMIRDCDVDLAAAPPESFDGLFTGEPATLARALTLAEAGRLPGHLDLTPRRPVPVLGITGTGGSGKSSLTDELVRRFRLDQEDKLRIAVLAADPTRRRGGGALLGDRIRMNSLGGDQVFFRSMATRGTESSLPERLGDVIGVLKAAGFDLVIVETPGIGQGDAGIVPFVDRSLYVMTPEFGAASQLEKIDMLDFADAVAINKFERRGAEDARRDVGRQLVRNREAFGVSWEDMPVFGTSAATFNDDGVTALYHHVRDLLAKDGLAVGEGRLRRPERKTSSDYAAIIPPQRVRYLSDIAETVRGYHAETVKHVEAARRREHLRTARELVGDAVDEALRTAEQDLPAASAALLDEWPRVVEAYSGDEMVVKVRDKELRTQLTRETLSGNKVPRVALPRFREDAELLRFLRSENLPGRFPFTAGVFPFKREGEDPGRMFAGEGDAFRTNRRFKLLSEHSEAKRLSTAFDSVTLYGRDPDTRPDVYGKVGTSGVSIATLDDMKALYDGFDLTSPTTSVSMTINGPAPTILAFYLNTAIDQVIERFRAEEGREPDAAEREELTAFALQNVRGTVQADILKEDQGQNTCIFSTEFSLRMMADIQEWFIQHKVRNFYSVSISGYHIAEAGANPISQLAFTLANGFTFVESYLARGMDIDDFAPNLSFFFSNGMDAEYSVIGRVARRIWAIAMRDRYGANERSQKLKYHVQTSGRSLHAQEMDFNDIRTTLQALCALYDNANSLHTNAFDEAVTTPTEASVRRAMAIQLIIGKEWGLSMNENPLQGSFIIEELTDLVEEAVLAEFDRISERGGVLGAMETGYQRGRIQDESLLYEHRKHDGTLPIVGVNTFVREEAGEPQEIELARGTEAEKQSQLDRLAGFQRRHSGEAADAIRRLQDVATGDGNVFDELMRAARVCSLGQLTDAFFEVGGQYRRNM
- a CDS encoding maleylpyruvate isomerase family mycothiol-dependent enzyme; protein product: MNPADALVDENLRLGELLATADPEVSVPTCPGWTLRQLLTHVGRGDRWAAMIVRDRAQERVDIRAVPEGKPSADDPVGWLAGSARLLVDAVAATGPDVPVWTFTGPKPAVWWIRRRLHEATVHRADASIALGVPFAIEPALAADAVSEWLDVLAARPAPEAGPALADGATLHLHATDDGLGTDGEWLVRSADGRLAWEHGHGKGAVAVRGRAADILQAVTRRIPADDPRLQVLGDETVWRTWLERTPF
- a CDS encoding MFS transporter codes for the protein MKLILDTRPLRSSAPFRRVLAGGVLSTVGGQLAVVAVLQQTWELTSSPVAVGAIGLAQAVPMVVFGMVGGVLADAVDRRRLVLGTTLGQMVVAGLLAAQAFAGLDSLAVLLGLVALQSACGAIGAPARRTFAARLLPADQVGAGLALFNLGFQASMLVGPAIAGLVAARWGVGSCYAVDTLTFIAALYGVVRLPALPPDGAGTRPGLAAVVAGWRFIAGRPVLAGAFLTDLIATVLAMPIALFPVVNSERFGGDPQTLGLFLSAIAVGGIVAGLGSGAVTRSGRLGLVMLAAAGLWGVALAGFGMAPNPWLALGCLAVAGAADTISVISRGALVQLVTPDAYRGRVTAVEDVVGMAGPYLGNFRAGLVAGATTAGVAAVTGGLMCVVGIAAVAAWTPALRRSGMSAKPLSGHQTS
- a CDS encoding ROK family protein, which codes for MTTPRLAIGLDIGGTKIAGAVVDEHGSVVTEIVEPTPEESDAESVTTVLLSMIERLRAEHDVVTIGVGAAGIVEWPAGKMLWAPNNAYRDWPVREQLEKVTNLPVTVDNDANVAALAEARLGEPYPNMVLVTVGTGIGGGLVMDGKIYRGPTGLGAELGHIILNPDGPRCGCGNHGCFEAYASGTALTRMARDAAEDDPDGLIARIGATDGEVTGHTVLEAVQQGDEVAKALFARLGRWLGVGIASLANIFEVDAVVVGGGLVETGELLLAPARATAREYAYAPTARGVPPVVAATFGGDAGKIGAALLALDHA
- a CDS encoding phosphotransferase, encoding MLRRYRERGRGEVTREAAAMAHVTTHGFPAPAVFTAVGTDLVMERLYGPVLLDAVAAGDHDAGAAGRVLADLHTKLHAVPPRAGTPDERVLHLDLHPANVVLTARGPVLIDWTNATDGPPDLDVAQTAVILAQAAVEPGHVHGQAAREMLVTFLGATDGQALPELDRAVARRAADPSLTTTEVGLLDEAAALVTATAR
- a CDS encoding alkaline phosphatase D family protein, whose amino-acid sequence is MSLVLGPVLRHVGETTASVWVQTERAATVSVLGCTTRTFEVAGHHFALVPVTGLTPGSVTPYEVAVDGEQVWPQATTPFPPSVIRTRGGAEAHRVIFGSCRYAKVTDPKLTVQLGIDALDAYAARMAGRPQEEWPDALLLLGDQVYADELTPRTRRRIAARSDRHPDWPDDEIVGFDEYVGLYRDSWSDPEVRWLLSTVPTAMIFDDHDVRDDWNTSAHWRAEMNEKPWWRTRIRSALASYWVFQHIGNLAPDELASSADHRKIVEHDGDTWPVLAELADRADAEVDGEKGVRFSFRWDMGRTRLLMVDSRNGRILDDGRHLILGESEFSWLERQAAAPGAVDHVLIGTSIPWLLPHAIGDLETVNEIAAARPGWRGRLAENVRQAADLEHWAAFRASFDRLTAMIDRAAASGVATVTVLSGDVHHSYAARADLPGAPPARVHQLTCSPVHNRIHWFVRPGFRLGWSRAARRFAERWARRVGAPPMPLTWQRLVGPLFGNTIATLELSGRRAEAIFEQPRSSASLVERARLDLTR